One part of the Indicator indicator isolate 239-I01 chromosome 5, UM_Iind_1.1, whole genome shotgun sequence genome encodes these proteins:
- the ACTR3 gene encoding actin-related protein 3 produces MAGRLPACVVDCGTGYTKLGYAGNTEPQFIIPSCIAIKESAKVVDQAQRRVLKGVDDLDFFIGDEAIEKPTYATKWPIRHGIVEDWDLMERFMEQVIFKYLRAEPEDHYFLLTEPPLNTPENREYTAEIMFESFNVPGLYIAVQAVLALAASWTSRQVGERTLTGTVIDSGDGVTHVIPVAEGYVIGSCIKHIPIAGRDITYFIQQLLREREVGIPPEQSLETAKAVKERFSYVCPDLVKEFNKYDTDGTKWIKQYTGINAISKKEFTIDVGYERFLGPEIFFHPEFANPDFTQPISEVVDEVIQNCPIDVRRPLYKNIVLSGGSTMFRDFGRRLQRDLKRTVDARLKLSEELSGGRLKPKPIDVQVITHHMQRYAVWFGGSMLASTPEFYQVCHTKKDYEEIGPSICRHNPVFGVMS; encoded by the exons ATATACAAAGCTTGGATATGCTGGTAATACTGAACCCCAGTTCATTATTCCTTCAT GTATTGCTATCAAAGAATCAGCAAAAGTGGTCGATCAAGCACaaaggagggttttgaaaggtGTCGATGATTTAGACTTCTTTATCGGGGATGAAGCAATAGAAAAACCAACTTATGCAACCAAG TGGCCCATCCGCCATGGTATAGTTGAAGACTGGGACTTGATGGAGAGATTTATGGAGCAAGTAATCTTCAAGTATCTAAGGGCAGAACCTGAggatcattattttcttttg ACTGAGCCACCTTTGAATACACCAGAAAATAGAGAATATACTGCTGAAATAATGTTCGAGTCTTTCAATGTTCCAGGGCTATATATTGCTGTTCAG GCTGTCCTTGCCTTAGCTGCATCTTGGACGTCAAGACAAGTAGGAGAACGAACATTGACTGGCACAGTTATAGACAGTGGTGATGGTGTCACTCATGTTATTCCTGTG GCTGAAGGTTATGTGATTGGCAGCTGTATCAAACACATTCCAATTGCTGGGCGTGATATCACATACTtcattcagcagctgctgagggagagaGAAGTAGGAATTCCTCCTGAACAATCCTTGGAAACAGCTAAAGCAGTGAAG GAACGCTTTAGTTATGTTTGCCCTGACTTAGTAAAAGAATTTAACAAGTATGACACAGATGGTACAAAGTGGATTAAACAGTATACTGGAATTAACGCTATCTCAAAGAAAGAATTTACCATTGATGTTGGCTATGAGAGATTCCTGGGGCCAGAGATTTTCTTCCATCCTGAG TTTGCTAATCCTGACTTTACACAACCTATCTCAGAAGTAGTAGATGAAGTTATTCAGAATTGTCCCATTGATGTTAGACGTCCTCTGTATAAG AATATTGTCCTCTCTGGAGGCTCAACCATGTTCAGGGACTTTGGTCGTCGTTTACAGCGAGACTTGAAAAGGACTGTTGATGCCAGACTGAAACTTAGTGAAGAACTTAGTGGTGGCAGACTGAAG cCTAAGCCCATCGATGTACAAGTCATTACACACCATATGCAGAGATatgctgtttggtttggaggATCAATGCTGGCTTCCACA CCTGAATTCTACCAAGTATGCCATACCAAAAAAGATTATGAAGAGATTGGTCCTAGCATCTGTCGTCACAACCCTGTGTTTGGAGTCATGTCTTAA